Proteins encoded within one genomic window of Brachybacterium avium:
- a CDS encoding lycopene cyclase domain-containing protein translates to MTSLVYLLALLIPLVCMGLLDRRFRLVLWRAPRRAVIVLAAGIGLFLLWDLAAIAAGHYRMGASPWMTGILLGRELPLEELVFITFLSYHALVLWGLVDLLLRRARRRTSSVIREEAR, encoded by the coding sequence ATGACCTCGCTGGTGTACCTCCTCGCGCTGCTGATCCCGCTGGTGTGCATGGGCCTGCTGGATCGGCGCTTCCGCCTGGTGCTGTGGCGCGCGCCCCGGCGCGCGGTGATCGTGCTGGCGGCGGGGATCGGGCTGTTCCTGCTCTGGGACCTCGCCGCGATCGCCGCCGGCCACTACCGGATGGGGGCGAGCCCGTGGATGACCGGGATCCTGCTGGGCCGCGAGCTCCCCCTCGAGGAGCTGGTGTTCATCACCTTCCTCAGCTACCACGCCCTGGTGCTGTGGGGGCTGGTGGACCTGCTGCTGAGGCGGGCCCGCCGCCGGACGAGCTCCGTCATCCGGGAGGAGGCACGATGA
- the crtI gene encoding phytoene desaturase family protein — MSARPTPTAQGSSAPVRTAVVIGGGISGLATAALLAHDGCRVELVEAREQLGGRAGSWEQDGFRFDTGPSWYLMPEVFDHFFRLLGTSAAEQLDLAGLDPGYRVFFEDHQEPVDVHASVAKNATAFEAIEPGAGRALDQYLDSAQHTYEMALEHFLYSSFTRRRELLTAPLIARAPQLLQLLLEPLERFVGRRFQDPRLRQILGYPAVFLGSSPDRTPSMYHLMSAMDLTGGVLYPQGGFARLIEVIARLAEREGVHLRTGTRATRILTTPQPGRRRPRAVGVEIQEADGTVHELPADVVVATADLHHVETTMLPPALQTYPQRWWERATSGPGAVLLMLGVEGPLPQLAHHSLFFTRDWGENFGAIRQGRVPSPASLYVCRPSATDPSVAPSGQENLFVLVPMPAEPGLGHGGVDGTGSAEVEAIADEALAQIAAWAGIPDLAERVVVRRTVGPEEFATDLRTWKGGMLGPAHTLRQSAFLRAGNTSRKVDSLLYAGSSTIPGIGLPMCLISAELVAKRLRGDHSASPLPEPASESARPAQSGAEA, encoded by the coding sequence ATGAGCGCCCGCCCCACCCCGACGGCCCAGGGCTCGAGCGCCCCGGTCCGGACCGCCGTGGTGATCGGCGGCGGGATCTCCGGCCTCGCCACCGCCGCGCTGCTGGCCCACGACGGCTGCCGGGTGGAGCTGGTCGAGGCGCGCGAGCAGCTCGGCGGCCGGGCCGGCAGCTGGGAGCAGGACGGATTCCGCTTCGACACCGGCCCCTCCTGGTACCTGATGCCCGAGGTGTTCGACCACTTCTTCCGCCTGCTCGGCACCTCCGCCGCCGAGCAGCTGGACCTCGCGGGGCTGGACCCCGGCTACCGGGTGTTCTTCGAGGACCACCAGGAGCCGGTGGACGTCCACGCCTCCGTGGCCAAGAACGCGACCGCCTTCGAGGCGATCGAGCCGGGCGCCGGGCGAGCCCTGGACCAGTACCTCGACTCCGCCCAGCACACCTACGAGATGGCGCTGGAGCACTTCCTCTACTCCTCGTTCACCCGCCGCCGCGAGCTGCTGACCGCGCCGCTGATCGCCCGGGCTCCGCAGCTGCTGCAGCTGCTCCTCGAGCCGCTCGAGCGCTTCGTGGGCCGCCGGTTCCAGGACCCGCGGCTGCGCCAGATCCTCGGCTACCCGGCCGTGTTCCTGGGCTCCTCCCCCGATCGCACTCCGAGCATGTACCACCTGATGAGCGCCATGGACCTCACCGGTGGGGTGCTCTACCCCCAGGGCGGGTTCGCCCGGCTGATCGAGGTGATCGCCCGGCTCGCCGAGCGCGAGGGCGTGCACCTGCGCACCGGCACCCGCGCCACGCGGATCCTCACCACCCCGCAGCCGGGCCGGCGCCGCCCCCGGGCGGTCGGCGTCGAGATCCAGGAGGCCGACGGGACCGTGCACGAGCTGCCCGCCGACGTGGTCGTCGCGACCGCCGATCTCCACCACGTGGAGACCACGATGCTGCCCCCGGCGCTGCAGACCTACCCGCAGCGCTGGTGGGAGCGGGCCACCTCCGGCCCGGGCGCCGTGCTGCTCATGCTGGGGGTGGAGGGGCCGCTGCCGCAGCTGGCCCACCACAGCCTGTTCTTCACCCGGGACTGGGGCGAGAACTTCGGGGCGATCCGCCAGGGGCGCGTCCCCTCCCCGGCCTCGCTCTACGTGTGCCGGCCCTCGGCGACCGATCCCTCGGTCGCCCCGTCCGGGCAGGAGAACCTGTTCGTGCTGGTCCCGATGCCGGCCGAGCCCGGCCTGGGGCACGGCGGGGTCGACGGGACGGGATCGGCGGAGGTCGAGGCGATCGCCGACGAGGCCCTCGCACAGATCGCCGCCTGGGCAGGGATCCCTGACCTGGCCGAGCGAGTGGTGGTGCGCCGCACCGTCGGCCCGGAGGAGTTCGCCACCGATCTGCGCACCTGGAAGGGCGGCATGCTCGGCCCGGCGCACACCCTGCGCCAGAGCGCGTTCCTGCGCGCCGGGAACACCTCGCGGAAGGTCGACTCCCTGCTCTACGCGGGCTCCAGCACGATCCCGGGGATCGGCCTGCCGATGTGTCTGATCAGCGCTGAGCTGGTCGCCAAGCGACTGCGCGGCGACCACTCCGCCTCCCCGCTGCCGGAGCCTGCCTCTGAATCGGCGCGCCCCGCCCAGAGCGGAGCGGAGGCATGA
- a CDS encoding phytoene/squalene synthase family protein, protein MTARSAAHAATTRYDRVAQRSAGCVIAGYSTSFGWATRLLDEPVRTHVRSIYALVRIADETVDDPDPTFPAAERSRLLDDLAAETARAVAGARSTNLVVQAFALTARRCGIGPALIDPFFASMRADLDVSAHDDASLAEYVHGSAEVVGLMCLRVFLDGDDAACARLAPAASALGAAFQKVNFLRDLAEDHDELGRTYFPGLDVEDFGDLERDRLLDDIDADLAHAATAIPHLPVSSRRAVAAAHGFYGALSRRLRATPAQQIRRSRVRVPDHEKAVIMARAVLGARR, encoded by the coding sequence GTGACGGCGCGCAGCGCGGCACACGCCGCGACCACCCGCTACGACCGGGTCGCCCAGCGCAGCGCCGGCTGCGTGATCGCCGGCTACTCCACGTCCTTCGGCTGGGCGACCCGGCTGCTCGACGAGCCGGTGCGCACCCACGTGCGCAGCATCTATGCCCTGGTCCGCATCGCCGACGAGACGGTCGACGACCCCGACCCGACGTTCCCCGCCGCCGAGCGGTCCCGGCTGCTGGACGACCTCGCCGCCGAGACGGCGCGCGCCGTCGCCGGTGCCCGGTCCACCAACCTCGTGGTGCAGGCCTTCGCCCTCACCGCGCGACGCTGCGGCATCGGCCCCGCCCTCATCGACCCCTTCTTCGCCTCCATGCGCGCGGACCTCGACGTCTCCGCGCACGACGACGCGAGCCTGGCGGAGTACGTGCACGGCTCCGCCGAGGTGGTGGGGCTGATGTGCCTGCGCGTCTTCCTGGACGGGGACGACGCCGCCTGTGCGCGGCTCGCCCCGGCGGCGAGCGCCCTCGGCGCCGCCTTCCAGAAGGTGAACTTCCTGCGCGACCTCGCCGAGGACCACGACGAGCTGGGCCGCACCTACTTCCCGGGCCTGGACGTCGAGGACTTCGGCGATCTCGAGCGCGACCGCCTGCTCGACGACATCGATGCCGACCTCGCCCATGCGGCGACGGCGATACCGCACCTGCCCGTCTCCAGCCGCCGCGCTGTGGCCGCCGCCCACGGCTTCTACGGCGCTCTCTCGCGCCGGCTGCGCGCCACCCCGGCCCAGCAGATCCGCCGCTCCCGGGTGCGGGTCCCCGACCACGAGAAAGCAGTGATCATGGCCCGTGCCGTGCTCGGGGCCCGCCGATGA
- a CDS encoding tryptophan-rich sensory protein: MTRSSRPLVRHLAVSVSFLLAMVGTAIGVGAFGGDPIDEAAGGLLAADATHLAPAGSAFMIWSVIYVGLGAFTLWQWWDRRDARRIAPQAIASLLLNAAWILTIQAGWVALSVVVIVLLLAVLADLFRRLTAVPPGGGLERIVVDGTFGLYLGWVSVATCANIAAALTGAGFSGFGVPSLLAVAVLAVVAVIGVALTVAGRRPVAAPLAMIWGLAWIAVGRATDEPHAPAVAIAAGVAAAVIALAAAAQWVLPHRRGAAATTRTAPATAGRAR; the protein is encoded by the coding sequence ATGACCCGCTCCTCCCGTCCCCTCGTCCGTCATCTCGCCGTGAGCGTGAGCTTCCTGCTGGCGATGGTCGGCACCGCGATCGGCGTCGGCGCCTTCGGCGGTGATCCGATCGACGAGGCCGCCGGTGGTCTGCTCGCCGCCGACGCCACCCACCTCGCCCCCGCCGGTTCGGCCTTCATGATCTGGTCGGTCATCTATGTCGGCCTCGGTGCCTTCACGCTGTGGCAGTGGTGGGACCGGCGCGATGCACGCCGCATCGCCCCGCAGGCGATCGCCTCGCTGCTGCTGAACGCCGCATGGATCCTCACCATCCAGGCCGGCTGGGTCGCGCTCAGCGTGGTGGTGATCGTGCTGCTGCTGGCGGTTCTCGCGGATCTCTTCCGCCGCCTCACGGCCGTGCCGCCCGGCGGCGGGCTCGAGCGGATCGTCGTGGACGGCACCTTCGGGCTGTACCTCGGCTGGGTCAGCGTCGCGACCTGTGCGAACATCGCCGCCGCACTCACGGGCGCCGGGTTCTCGGGCTTCGGCGTCCCCTCGCTGCTGGCCGTAGCGGTGCTCGCGGTGGTGGCGGTGATCGGTGTCGCGCTGACCGTCGCCGGTCGCCGCCCGGTCGCCGCGCCGCTGGCGATGATCTGGGGGCTGGCCTGGATCGCCGTCGGCCGCGCGACGGACGAGCCCCACGCCCCTGCCGTCGCGATCGCGGCCGGGGTCGCCGCCGCCGTGATCGCCCTCGCCGCCGCCGCGCAGTGGGTCCTGCCCCACCGCCGCGGGGCCGCGGCCACGACGCGCACGGCGCCGGCGACGGCGGGGAGGGCCCGGTGA